The Methanoplanus sp. FWC-SCC4 genome has a window encoding:
- a CDS encoding HepT-like ribonuclease domain-containing protein produces the protein MKKDSLYLSHIYEESEFILETIDSMTRSKFLESRIIQKAVIQSLGVIGEAAKQISPDFREAHPYIDWKGMSGLRDRLIHGYFVINLSQVWEVISDDIPLLHDQLYKILKE, from the coding sequence TTGAAAAAAGATTCTTTGTATCTCTCCCATATCTATGAGGAATCGGAATTTATACTCGAAACCATCGATTCCATGACCCGTTCTAAATTTCTGGAAAGCAGAATAATTCAAAAAGCAGTTATTCAGTCATTAGGAGTAATAGGGGAAGCTGCAAAACAGATTTCCCCGGATTTTCGGGAAGCACATCCTTATATTGACTGGAAAGGTATGTCAGGGCTTCGTGACAGGTTAATTCACGGGTATTTTGTTATAAATCTAAGTCAGGTTTGGGAAGTTATTTCTGATGATATCCCGCTTCTTCATGACC
- a CDS encoding nucleotidyltransferase family protein, whose product MKKPYHSIKSEVLAKLESHLPEIQERFGIESLGVFGSVSRGEDTPESDVDILYRFKPGIKTYHALLDLGEYLEKLFGRKVDLVSSEWMSPYLRPYVDAEVILYGRKRGAV is encoded by the coding sequence AAAATCCGAAGTACTTGCAAAGCTTGAGTCACACCTCCCTGAAATCCAGGAGCGTTTTGGTATTGAAAGCCTTGGGGTTTTCGGCTCGGTCAGTCGTGGTGAGGATACGCCGGAAAGCGACGTGGATATATTATATAGGTTTAAACCCGGAATCAAGACCTACCATGCCCTTCTTGATCTCGGCGAGTATCTGGAAAAATTATTCGGACGTAAAGTTGATTTGGTCTCTTCTGAGTGGATGAGTCCGTATCTCAGGCCTTATGTTGATGCTGAAGTTATTCTTTATGGCAGAAAAAGAGGTGCCGTTTGA